The genomic region ATTCCCTCCAGCAGCTCATCCCGGGGGAAGACATATTCATTTACATAACCTTCTTCATATCCCATCTCGGCCAGTGATTTAAGCTCCTCCAGCCTCAAATTCTTTGTCTCGGTGACCAGAATTCCCCAGATAAAAGAATCCTTCTTTCGCTTCAGGCCTTCCCGGTACAGATAGGAAAAATAATCCTTTACCTCTTCTCGCTCCAGCTGGCCGTCAGCCACCAGCAGCACCAGAGTTTCCAGAGCCGCTGTGCGCGAAACGTGAGCAATGCTCTCATTCTCGATGACATCCTTTAAAGCCTGGAGATCACCATTAAAAACTGAGAGAAGCACCCGGGGAATATCTTCTGTCAGCACATCACCCAGCACCGGATCGACCACTTTTTCCCGGTGAGATATTATTTCCAGAGCAAGGGGAAAAGCCCGTTCCTCGCCAAAATCGGCCAGAAGAAACAGCGCATAGATGGGAAGCATGGAAACATCGGGGGCAGTCCCACTCTTCGCCGCCTCTTCCATGGTGGCAGCGGTATCCTCAAGCACCCGCAGCAGATGAGGGGTGACATCCCGGGGACGCTGTGAAGCTGCTCTGATAGCAGTGTAGAGTCTGGAAGTGCTGTCCGCATCACTTAAAAGCTCCATAACTCTCTCGCTATCCGCCTCGAGCAGCTCCTCTTCCAGCTCTTCCCTGACTCTCGGTTCCATTTCCCTCAGTTCCTCACTGGTCATATCCCTGTTCAGCAGATACCATTCTATCTCTACTTTCGGAATATAAAACCGGGCAAATCCGAAAAAACCGTCGAAATAAGTTGCTTCTGACCCCTTAAGAGGCAGGGCTGGCAGACTCTGACCTGTGACCTCCACGGCTTTCTCCAGAACCGCAAAAGCCTCCGGTCTTCTTTCGGCTGCAGCCCGGGAGACGAATTTGTAAAATAAAATCTCCCGTTCATCCAGTTTTTCCCCTTCCTGAGCAAGAACTTTTTCCACATCCTCCAGCAGCTTATCCTCTTCTTCCCGGTCGGTTTCCTCCGGCTTTCGGGCCGTAAACTGCCACAGCCTGGCCTCAAGCCGGGCCCGTACATCCTCGGGTAAAAAAGCAGGAGCAGAGAATACCCGGCCCAGCCCTTTCCGCCATTCTTCTTTTTTCATCTCTCCCAGTCTGTCGATAAGGTCAACCAGCCTGTGAGCAGCACCCCGGGGCCTGGCGAGCATATCTTCCTCCACCCGGGCCGCAAAAGTCAGAAATCCTGCCAGAAAGTCCGGCCTTTGTTCGCTGGCCTTAGCTGCAGCCACAGCCTGAAAGGGCAAATGGGGCTCCTCCTCAGCGGCCAGCCACAGCTTAAAGGAAGTCAACCGCTCATAGGCCTGGATGGCCACCAGATCATCATAATCCGCAGCCGGAAGTTCTTCTTCATTCTCAGCTTTCCCGGCATAGATACTGTGCAGAAGCGACTTTAGACGCTCCCCCATTTCGAGATCGGAGATGGCGGTGTTCACCTCGCGCAGCCCTCTCAGCAGCAGGCGCAGTGCAGCAAGCTCCCGCTGTACCCTCTGCTTATTCTGAGGCTGACTGTTTCCGGCACATAACATCTTCTCCACCTGGCGGCGGACTTCTTTTTCCCCGTCCAGTGAGATTCCGGCCAGCTGACTCAGCAGAAACAGCTCACACTTCTCTCCTTCGTATCTATCCGGCTCACTGCTGAATTCAGAGGCTGCAAAGGAGAAATTGTCTCTGATCATATGTACCAGCTGTTCCCGGCGGTTGAGCATATACATACTCAAAGCTCGCAATTTATAAAATTCAACCACATCGGCCTGCTCTTTCTTCTCCTGCTCATAAACATCCTCATCCCGGCTCTTCCGGTCAAGGGCAGCGATATCTGCCAGGTCGGGATGGTTTTTCAGCAGGTCTCCGGCGGTATCC from Halarsenatibacter silvermanii harbors:
- a CDS encoding DUF1186 domain-containing protein, producing MAKMRGLKNIIRENFERNRPARSYKVGRNDLCPCGSGQKYKKCCDRVRPEREKEQYFRAVEDIFFDASNGPHNMKGLRIRRIIVPLEDAIDDYPLSVEFLEVLAAACLNVNENERADEILGRLWRLQGPEMRDMLLRPYCNFLFGDARWSELDEVLQECEDFRDENRFLTAYHGLSLLNVGDSARGEEMLWEALDSRELTEEKKEELLDALWGEGFKRLALEVYVQEYEGHSSILEDPPHEELERPEMEKTLCSLFSCKRANSSSLQQWGEKLLKMLEIAEENGQEAEMNAISADVNLPLACMRWLCHCDNYELMDTAGDLLKNHPDLADIAALDRKSRDEDVYEQEKKEQADVVEFYKLRALSMYMLNRREQLVHMIRDNFSFAASEFSSEPDRYEGEKCELFLLSQLAGISLDGEKEVRRQVEKMLCAGNSQPQNKQRVQRELAALRLLLRGLREVNTAISDLEMGERLKSLLHSIYAGKAENEEELPAADYDDLVAIQAYERLTSFKLWLAAEEEPHLPFQAVAAAKASEQRPDFLAGFLTFAARVEEDMLARPRGAAHRLVDLIDRLGEMKKEEWRKGLGRVFSAPAFLPEDVRARLEARLWQFTARKPEETDREEEDKLLEDVEKVLAQEGEKLDEREILFYKFVSRAAAERRPEAFAVLEKAVEVTGQSLPALPLKGSEATYFDGFFGFARFYIPKVEIEWYLLNRDMTSEELREMEPRVREELEEELLEADSERVMELLSDADSTSRLYTAIRAASQRPRDVTPHLLRVLEDTAATMEEAAKSGTAPDVSMLPIYALFLLADFGEERAFPLALEIISHREKVVDPVLGDVLTEDIPRVLLSVFNGDLQALKDVIENESIAHVSRTAALETLVLLVADGQLEREEVKDYFSYLYREGLKRKKDSFIWGILVTETKNLRLEELKSLAEMGYEEGYVNEYVFPRDELLEGIDCDDKDEKLAQLYDREGIFERYLPISDAAEVAGRWL